A genomic segment from Candidatus Binatia bacterium encodes:
- a CDS encoding isocitrate/isopropylmalate family dehydrogenase: MAEAKTHTGESIRSVDGKLKVPDHPIIPFIEGDGTGPDIWRASQMVFDAAVQKAYGGKRSIVWKEVLAGEKAFNQTGNWLPDETIAAFRDHLVGIKGPLTTPIGGGIRSLNVALRQTLDLYVCLRPVRYFSGVPSPVRHPELIDVVIFRENTEDIYVGIE; encoded by the coding sequence ATGGCAGAGGCAAAGACACACACAGGTGAATCCATCCGCAGCGTGGACGGGAAACTCAAGGTTCCCGATCATCCGATCATCCCCTTCATCGAAGGCGACGGCACCGGCCCGGATATCTGGCGCGCTAGCCAGATGGTGTTTGATGCCGCGGTCCAGAAGGCCTACGGCGGCAAGCGCAGCATCGTTTGGAAGGAAGTGCTGGCCGGCGAAAAGGCATTCAATCAGACAGGCAACTGGCTGCCCGATGAGACCATTGCGGCCTTCAGGGACCATCTGGTCGGCATTAAAGGGCCTCTGACGACGCCGATCGGCGGTGGCATCCGCTCGCTCAACGTGGCCTTGCGACAAACCCTGGACCTCTACGTCTGCCTGCGGCCGGTGCGTTACTTCAGCGGCGTCCCGAGCCCGGTGCGTCATCCGGAGTTGATCGACGTGGTCATCTTCCGCGAGAACACCGAGGACATTTACGTGGGTATCGAA
- a CDS encoding cation:proton antiporter produces the protein MVVVSDREVVVLKVMLPPKGVLAIGLAVAMSVVTPAFAEPAGSAHANPVAPVLVTLIVLLLAAKLGGDVFERLGQPAVLGELLFGVVLGNLNLVGYEHLTYLKHDQALQVFAELGVILLLFEIGLETNVRDMLSVGPSSALVALLGVIVPIILGLGTSFMFHPEQSIYLHVFIGATLCATSVGVTARVLRDLGCIQRRESRIVLGAAVIDDVLGLIVLATLTGVIAAAQGDGPGLSLGMLAAIAGKALAFVFGAVTIGYFLSPRLLAVAARFRVQGMLLTTALLICFLLSYLADRLGLAPIVGAFAAGLIIEPRHAEVFRERGVPALHQLFNPLVAFLAPLFFVRMGLLVDLRVLGDVSVLGFAAVLTAAAIIGKQACALGVLEHGLDRLSVGLGMIPRGEVGLIFANIGAAMTLSGAPVIGAEQLSAVVIMVMVTTLVTPPLLRWSLSRQGSAAGH, from the coding sequence GTGGTAGTGGTTTCCGATCGCGAGGTCGTGGTCTTGAAAGTGATGCTCCCGCCGAAGGGCGTTCTGGCCATCGGGCTGGCCGTCGCCATGTCCGTCGTGACACCTGCGTTTGCCGAGCCTGCGGGTAGTGCGCACGCCAATCCGGTTGCACCAGTCCTGGTCACACTCATCGTTCTCCTGCTCGCCGCCAAATTGGGAGGCGACGTTTTTGAGCGGCTGGGCCAACCGGCAGTTCTTGGCGAGCTTCTGTTCGGGGTGGTGCTGGGGAATCTCAACTTGGTGGGTTACGAGCACCTGACGTATCTCAAGCACGATCAAGCGCTGCAAGTGTTTGCCGAGCTGGGGGTCATCCTCTTGCTCTTCGAGATCGGTCTCGAAACGAACGTACGGGATATGCTTTCCGTCGGGCCGTCGTCGGCGCTCGTTGCCCTCCTGGGCGTGATTGTCCCCATCATTCTCGGTCTCGGTACCAGCTTCATGTTCCATCCGGAGCAATCGATTTACCTGCACGTTTTCATCGGTGCCACCTTGTGCGCGACCAGCGTCGGCGTGACGGCGCGCGTCTTGCGAGATCTCGGTTGCATTCAGAGGCGGGAGTCACGGATCGTGCTGGGCGCGGCGGTGATCGACGATGTGCTGGGGTTGATCGTTCTGGCCACGTTGACCGGCGTCATTGCGGCGGCCCAGGGCGACGGGCCGGGGCTCTCGCTTGGCATGCTGGCGGCCATCGCCGGCAAGGCGCTGGCCTTTGTCTTCGGCGCGGTCACCATCGGTTATTTCCTTTCGCCGCGACTGCTGGCAGTGGCGGCACGTTTTCGGGTACAGGGCATGCTCCTCACGACGGCGCTGTTGATATGCTTCCTGCTCTCGTATCTCGCCGATCGGCTTGGCCTCGCACCCATCGTCGGCGCGTTCGCTGCCGGCCTGATCATCGAGCCACGGCACGCAGAAGTCTTCCGCGAACGCGGTGTGCCCGCGCTGCATCAGCTGTTCAATCCGCTGGTGGCTTTTCTAGCCCCGCTCTTTTTCGTGCGCATGGGGTTGCTGGTCGATCTGCGGGTTCTCGGCGATGTGTCGGTACTGGGATTCGCCGCGGTGCTCACCGCCGCGGCCATCATCGGCAAGCAGGCGTGCGCGCTGGGAGTGCTGGAACATGGCCTCGACCGACTCTCCGTTGGCCTCGGGATGATTCCCCGTGGCGAGGTGGGGTTGATTTTCGCCAACATCGGTGCGGCCATGACACTCAGCGGGGCACCGGTCATCGGTGCAGAGCAGTTGTCCGCCGTGGTGATCATGGTCATGGTCACGACGCTGGTCACGCCGCCGCTGCTGCGTTGGTCGCTGAGCCGCCAAGGCTCAGCTGCCGGTCACTGA
- a CDS encoding PIG-L family deacetylase, protein MLAAFAGVGVSLAATVPAALAVAAGERLLVVAPHPDDETLGAGGLIQRVLERNGTVRVVLVTAGDGYVEAVAHETGLPRPRPSQYIAYGERRLREARAAVRELGTDRMRLQVLGFPDGGLASLLHAHWRRTHSERSSTTGVSEPPYPEALDPDVAYDGADLRRELLRLVRETHPTMVALPHPFDRHPDHRATGLFTLLAIGDWAGEAAKPRAPLPRLLAYLVHWPDWPPGWNAATPLPDAAKAALELPPTLPVRDGTRTDLALSDAEVAAKRAALARHESQQEQTARFLAAFVRHTEPFVLLTAATLREVGHMIEQSAGTEQSLYRPQDRGTPSP, encoded by the coding sequence ATGTTAGCGGCATTCGCCGGAGTGGGAGTGAGCTTGGCGGCGACCGTTCCGGCTGCTCTCGCTGTGGCTGCGGGCGAACGCCTTCTCGTTGTCGCGCCGCATCCCGATGACGAGACCCTTGGGGCGGGCGGTCTCATCCAGCGCGTCCTTGAGCGTAATGGTACGGTGCGTGTCGTGCTCGTGACGGCCGGTGACGGATACGTCGAGGCGGTGGCGCATGAGACCGGGTTGCCGCGGCCACGGCCATCGCAGTACATCGCTTACGGTGAACGGCGCCTGCGGGAAGCGCGCGCCGCCGTGAGGGAGCTCGGCACCGACCGGATGCGCCTGCAGGTGTTGGGGTTCCCCGACGGCGGGCTCGCATCGCTTCTACACGCGCACTGGCGGCGGACCCACTCGGAGCGTTCGAGCACGACCGGTGTCTCTGAACCGCCCTATCCCGAGGCACTCGACCCCGACGTTGCCTATGATGGCGCCGACCTGCGCCGGGAGTTGCTGCGCCTGGTGCGCGAGACCCATCCCACGATGGTGGCGTTGCCGCATCCGTTCGACAGGCATCCGGACCACCGCGCCACCGGGCTGTTCACGCTCCTAGCCATTGGCGATTGGGCGGGTGAGGCCGCAAAACCGCGGGCGCCGCTCCCGCGCCTGCTGGCCTACCTCGTACACTGGCCTGATTGGCCGCCTGGTTGGAACGCTGCGACACCGCTGCCCGATGCGGCCAAGGCGGCGCTCGAGCTCCCGCCGACTCTCCCGGTGCGCGACGGCACGCGAACGGATCTGGCGCTCTCGGACGCGGAGGTCGCGGCGAAACGTGCCGCCCTCGCCAGGCATGAGAGTCAGCAGGAGCAAACGGCCAGGTTTCTGGCGGCGTTCGTGCGGCATACCGAGCCGTTCGTGCTGCTCACGGCAGCCACGCTTCGGGAAGTCGGGCATATGATCGAGCAATCCGCGGGCACCGAACAGAGCTTGTACAGGCCGCAGGATCGCGGCACGCCGAGCCCCTGA
- a CDS encoding DUF488 domain-containing protein, giving the protein MTLYTVGHSNRALDAFIELVEAHAVRCIADVRAFPSSRRWPHFNREPLAAALGAHGVAYEWIPLLGGRRHGLPRADSPHTAWTVAGFRHYADYMDTAQFSQGLDQLLALAQAQRTACMCAEALYWRCHRRLIADAVVVRGHQVLHIESSTRLVEHRLPDFARMVEGRLIYNGGTQLEMG; this is encoded by the coding sequence ATGACGCTCTACACTGTCGGCCACTCCAACCGGGCTCTCGATGCGTTCATCGAACTCGTGGAAGCGCACGCAGTGCGGTGTATTGCCGACGTGCGTGCCTTCCCATCCTCCCGCCGCTGGCCGCACTTCAACCGGGAGCCGCTGGCGGCGGCGTTGGGCGCACACGGGGTTGCCTATGAATGGATTCCGCTGCTCGGGGGCCGGCGGCACGGCCTGCCGCGGGCAGATTCGCCGCATACGGCGTGGACCGTCGCGGGCTTCCGTCATTACGCCGATTACATGGACACCGCACAGTTTTCCCAGGGACTCGACCAGTTGCTGGCACTCGCACAGGCGCAACGCACCGCGTGCATGTGCGCCGAGGCGCTCTACTGGCGTTGCCACCGCCGCCTGATCGCCGACGCCGTCGTCGTCCGCGGGCACCAGGTCCTGCACATCGAGAGTTCGACCCGTCTCGTCGAGCATCGCCTGCCCGACTTCGCCCGCATGGTGGAGGGGCGGCTCATCTATAATGGCGGCACGCAGTTGGAGATGGGGTGA
- a CDS encoding type II toxin-antitoxin system prevent-host-death family antitoxin has product MDMVNVHEAKTHLSRLLARVSRGEEIVIAKDGQPVAKLIAVSARERKPGRLKGRIRIGKDFDAPLPNAIAKAFGIRTK; this is encoded by the coding sequence ATGGACATGGTGAACGTCCACGAGGCCAAGACGCACCTGTCGCGGCTGCTCGCTCGTGTCTCGCGCGGCGAGGAGATCGTGATCGCCAAAGATGGTCAACCGGTGGCCAAGCTCATCGCGGTCTCAGCGCGTGAACGAAAGCCCGGCCGACTGAAAGGGCGCATCCGCATCGGCAAGGACTTCGACGCGCCTCTGCCGAATGCGATCGCGAAAGCATTCGGCATCAGGACGAAGTGA
- a CDS encoding type II toxin-antitoxin system VapC family toxin: protein MRLLLDTHAFLWWLSDDRKLSIAARDAIRDPHVIVHVSAASIWEIAIKAKLGRLGVRDGDLAAEIEANGFAELAITSRHAQSAGALPRHHDDPFDRMLIAQAQMEDLVVVTHDRRFRCYDVQLLAT, encoded by the coding sequence GTGAGGTTGTTGCTGGACACGCACGCGTTCCTGTGGTGGCTCAGCGACGACCGCAAGCTGTCCATAGCAGCGCGCGACGCGATTCGCGATCCGCACGTGATCGTACACGTGAGCGCGGCAAGCATCTGGGAGATCGCCATCAAGGCGAAGCTCGGACGGCTTGGCGTACGAGACGGCGACCTGGCGGCCGAGATTGAGGCGAATGGGTTTGCCGAGTTGGCGATCACCTCGCGTCACGCGCAGAGTGCAGGCGCATTGCCCCGACATCACGATGATCCGTTCGACCGCATGCTCATCGCGCAAGCGCAGATGGAGGATCTGGTCGTCGTCACGCACGACCGCAGGTTTCGTTGCTACGACGTGCAGCTCCTGGCGACATGA
- the tnpA gene encoding IS200/IS605 family transposase, with protein MRSRFTQLYLHSVWATWDRMPLLVPAIEQTVYAAVLAKCRQLDCEPLAIGGMADHVHLLVRFPTTLTVADLVKEVKGATSHLVTHEMPGELFKWQGSYGAFTVSKELVPQLRAYIEGQKQHHGSGGIVEEWERTAATVNGRLK; from the coding sequence ATGCGTAGCCGCTTCACCCAACTTTACTTGCACAGCGTCTGGGCAACGTGGGACCGGATGCCGTTGCTGGTCCCCGCGATCGAACAGACGGTGTACGCCGCAGTCCTCGCGAAATGTCGTCAACTCGACTGTGAGCCCCTGGCCATCGGTGGCATGGCGGACCACGTGCATCTGTTGGTCCGCTTCCCCACGACGTTGACCGTGGCAGACCTCGTTAAGGAGGTGAAGGGGGCTACTTCGCATCTGGTGACTCACGAAATGCCGGGAGAGCTTTTCAAGTGGCAAGGGTCCTACGGTGCATTCACGGTCAGCAAGGAGTTGGTGCCCCAGCTCAGAGCCTACATAGAAGGCCAGAAACAACATCACGGTAGCGGTGGAATCGTGGAGGAGTGGGAGCGCACCGCCGCCACGGTGAACGGACGATTGAAATGA
- the hemG gene encoding protoporphyrinogen oxidase, whose protein sequence is MASEHTRRIAVVGGGIAGLAAAHRLMELSRERQRERQQPMQLTLLDAGRRLGGAIGTERTDGFVIEAGPDSFISEKPWGIKLCERIGFTPRLVRTRDENRRTYVVHNGRLHSLPDGFLLLAPTQFWPLVVTRLFTWPGKLRMAMDLLLPRGPQRSDESLGSFVSRRLGRQALERVAQPLVGGIYTADPDDLSLAATMPRFLEMERKSRSVIWAMWTAQRRAPAAARAMSGARWSLFVSVDDGMQSLVDALAQRLPEGAVRLGSAVSSLRREQTWKLTTSQGDTVEADAVVLATPAHQSARFVADLDPRLADELRGIPYASSATVSLAYRNDHIPGRLDGFGFVVPLVEARSIVACTYSSMKYPGRAPEGHALVRCFVGGAMQQNLFEQDDTAMVESVRRELRELLHITSEPLLRRIHRHAQAMPQYRVGHLERMARIDTSLAQHPGLAVAGNAYRGVGIPDCIHSGELAAELVFARLFPG, encoded by the coding sequence ATGGCAAGCGAACACACACGACGCATTGCGGTTGTTGGTGGCGGCATTGCCGGTCTGGCTGCCGCGCACCGACTGATGGAGCTGAGCCGCGAACGCCAGCGCGAGCGCCAGCAACCGATGCAGCTGACGCTTCTCGATGCGGGCCGGCGTCTCGGGGGCGCCATCGGCACCGAACGTACGGACGGCTTCGTCATCGAGGCGGGCCCGGATTCGTTCATCTCGGAGAAGCCCTGGGGGATCAAGCTCTGCGAGCGCATCGGCTTCACGCCGCGGCTGGTGCGGACACGGGACGAGAACCGGCGCACTTACGTGGTGCACAACGGCAGGCTGCATTCGCTGCCGGATGGATTCTTGCTACTGGCCCCGACGCAGTTCTGGCCGCTGGTGGTGACGCGCCTGTTTACCTGGCCCGGCAAGTTGCGCATGGCGATGGACCTGTTGCTACCGCGTGGCCCGCAACGCAGCGATGAGAGCCTGGGTTCTTTCGTAAGCCGCCGGCTCGGCCGCCAGGCGTTGGAACGCGTGGCGCAGCCGCTGGTCGGCGGCATCTACACGGCGGACCCGGACGATCTGAGCCTGGCCGCCACCATGCCGCGCTTTCTGGAGATGGAACGCAAGTCGCGCAGCGTGATCTGGGCGATGTGGACGGCGCAGCGGCGCGCTCCCGCCGCGGCCCGTGCCATGAGCGGCGCGCGCTGGAGCTTGTTCGTCAGCGTCGACGACGGCATGCAGAGCCTCGTCGATGCGCTGGCGCAACGCTTGCCGGAAGGCGCGGTGCGGCTGGGATCAGCGGTCTCCTCGCTGCGGCGAGAACAAACCTGGAAACTTACGACCTCCCAAGGCGATACGGTCGAGGCCGATGCGGTAGTGTTGGCTACCCCGGCGCATCAGAGCGCGCGTTTCGTGGCCGACCTCGATCCGCGTCTGGCGGACGAACTGCGCGGCATCCCGTACGCGTCCTCGGCAACCGTGAGCCTGGCATATCGCAATGACCACATTCCCGGCAGGCTCGATGGGTTCGGCTTCGTGGTGCCGCTGGTGGAAGCACGTTCCATCGTAGCCTGCACGTACAGCAGCATGAAGTACCCGGGTCGCGCGCCCGAGGGTCACGCGTTGGTGCGCTGCTTTGTCGGCGGCGCCATGCAGCAGAACCTGTTCGAGCAGGACGATACGGCCATGGTCGAGAGCGTGCGCCGCGAGCTACGCGAATTGCTTCACATCACCAGCGAGCCGCTGCTGAGGCGCATTCACCGGCACGCACAGGCGATGCCGCAGTACCGCGTCGGCCATCTCGAACGCATGGCCCGCATCGATACGTCTCTGGCGCAGCACCCGGGCCTGGCGGTTGCCGGCAACGCCTACCGCGGCGTCGGCATCCCCGACTGCATCCACAGCGGCGAGCTGGCGGCGGAGTTGGTGTTCGCTCGGCTGTTCCCAGGTTAG
- the hemH gene encoding ferrochelatase encodes MHEEPESPAPSAQSPAPGSYDAVLLIGFGGPTNMSEVRPFLDNVLRGRPVPPERIEIVVHHYARIGGKSPFNELTFLQARGLEARLRAEGQALPVYVGMRCWTPYLYETLQRMMDDGVRRAVGVIMAPQQTDASWGRYEREVTAAREQVGAGAPQIDYVDEWHAHPSFIEAASDNVSAALKEIPAERRASVLVLFTAHSVPTAMAAASPYVEQIAESARLVVERLGHTRWSIAYQSRSGSPREPWLGPDINEVIRQLVGEGCRDVVVAPIGFVCDHVEVLYDLDIEARQIAEQVGIRFVRAATVSDHPAFIRMLADVVRRRIASPTHTHS; translated from the coding sequence ATGCATGAGGAGCCTGAAAGCCCAGCCCCCAGTGCCCAATCTCCGGCCCCGGGTTCCTACGACGCCGTCCTCCTCATCGGCTTCGGGGGCCCGACCAACATGAGCGAGGTGCGGCCGTTCCTGGACAACGTCTTGCGCGGGCGCCCCGTTCCACCGGAACGTATCGAAATCGTGGTGCATCATTACGCGCGCATTGGCGGAAAGTCACCGTTCAACGAACTCACCTTCCTCCAGGCGCGGGGGCTCGAAGCGCGGTTACGGGCAGAGGGCCAGGCGCTGCCGGTCTACGTTGGCATGCGCTGCTGGACGCCGTACCTGTACGAGACGCTGCAACGCATGATGGACGACGGTGTGCGCCGAGCGGTCGGTGTGATCATGGCGCCACAGCAGACGGATGCGAGCTGGGGACGCTACGAGCGTGAGGTCACGGCGGCGCGAGAGCAGGTGGGAGCAGGAGCACCGCAGATCGACTACGTGGACGAATGGCACGCCCATCCCTCGTTCATTGAAGCAGCCAGCGATAACGTCAGCGCGGCGTTGAAAGAGATTCCCGCGGAGCGTCGAGCGTCGGTGCTGGTGCTATTTACCGCGCACAGCGTGCCCACTGCCATGGCGGCAGCCTCGCCATACGTGGAGCAGATAGCCGAGTCTGCGCGCTTGGTAGTGGAACGGCTCGGTCACACCCGCTGGTCGATTGCCTACCAGAGCCGTAGCGGCAGTCCACGTGAACCGTGGCTGGGGCCGGATATCAATGAGGTCATTCGGCAACTCGTCGGTGAGGGCTGCCGCGACGTGGTCGTGGCGCCGATCGGTTTTGTTTGCGATCATGTCGAGGTGCTGTACGACCTGGACATCGAGGCCCGGCAGATCGCGGAGCAGGTCGGGATCCGTTTCGTGCGCGCGGCCACGGTGAGCGACCACCCGGCATTCATCCGCATGCTCGCGGATGTCGTCCGGCGACGAATTGCCTCCCCGACTCACACGCATTCGTAG
- the hemE gene encoding uroporphyrinogen decarboxylase has translation MNDAPFLKACRREPTSFTPIWLMRQAGRYMPEYRAVREQYSFLDLCKDADAAAEVTVTAVERLGVDAAIIFADILLIVEPMGVGLEFSKGDGPVLHNPVRSSADVARMPDVDAPAAVSFVYDAVRKAKAALKVPLIGFSGAPFTLASYVIEGGGSRNYVHTKSMMYREPEAWHALLRRLTTAVVGYLNAQIAAGADAVQLFDSWVGCLAPDDYRQFVLPHMRTLIGGITPGVPVIHFGTGTCGLLELMREGGGDVIGLDWRIDLDTGWRQVGYDVGVQGNLDPVVLFAPLDEIRNRTKRILEQARGHRGHIFNLGHGILPDTPVDHAIALVDMVHELSSR, from the coding sequence TTGAACGACGCTCCCTTTCTCAAAGCCTGCCGTCGCGAACCGACATCTTTCACGCCCATCTGGTTGATGCGGCAAGCGGGCCGCTACATGCCCGAGTACCGCGCGGTGCGTGAACAGTACAGCTTCCTCGATCTGTGCAAAGATGCGGACGCGGCAGCGGAGGTTACGGTGACGGCGGTGGAACGCCTCGGGGTCGATGCCGCCATCATTTTCGCGGATATCCTGCTGATCGTCGAACCCATGGGCGTGGGGCTCGAGTTCTCTAAAGGCGACGGGCCGGTCTTGCATAATCCCGTGCGCAGCTCGGCGGACGTGGCGCGGATGCCGGATGTCGACGCGCCGGCCGCTGTGTCGTTCGTCTACGACGCCGTACGCAAGGCCAAAGCCGCTCTGAAGGTGCCGCTGATTGGTTTTTCCGGCGCCCCATTTACGCTCGCATCCTATGTCATCGAGGGCGGCGGGTCGCGCAATTACGTGCACACCAAATCAATGATGTACCGCGAGCCCGAGGCCTGGCACGCGTTACTGCGCCGATTGACCACCGCCGTAGTCGGCTATCTCAACGCCCAGATCGCGGCGGGCGCGGATGCGGTCCAACTCTTCGATAGCTGGGTCGGGTGCCTGGCGCCGGACGACTATCGGCAGTTCGTTCTACCGCACATGCGCACCCTCATCGGCGGTATCACACCAGGTGTCCCGGTGATTCACTTTGGGACCGGCACCTGTGGCTTGCTGGAACTGATGCGTGAGGGTGGTGGCGATGTGATCGGGCTCGATTGGCGCATCGATCTGGACACCGGCTGGCGGCAAGTCGGTTATGATGTCGGCGTGCAAGGGAATCTCGACCCCGTAGTGCTGTTCGCGCCGCTGGACGAAATTCGTAACCGCACCAAGCGCATTCTGGAGCAGGCACGCGGTCATCGTGGCCACATCTTCAATCTCGGGCACGGGATTCTTCCCGATACGCCGGTCGATCATGCCATCGCCTTGGTCGACATGGTGCACGAGCTCAGCAGCAGGTAG
- a CDS encoding MBL fold metallo-hydrolase — protein MRVTLATLIILFSAMVPAMAKAGAPRDGDRFVNLVGPRDLPGFRTMLGFFLRKTWRSMVSPPGGARLVPFDRQAMERNPSVTWIGHSTMLVRMDGVTFLTDPIFSERASPIAFAGPKRLVPPGVPLEELPPIDFVLLSHDHYDHTDVPSIEALAKRGARFIVPLGMGELVRSAGGQAVELDWWQDAQMGRVRVSCVPAQHFSGRSAVGGANQRLWAGWVVAGPTRRFYHAGDSGYFAGFAEIGKRLGPIDLAALPIGAYRPRSIMHFVHLNPEEAIQAAVDLGAHRVVAMHYGTFDLTEEPPSEPPRRFRRAAARRGFGSDRAWTLNVGESRDW, from the coding sequence ATGCGAGTAACCCTGGCAACTCTCATCATCCTCTTTTCTGCTATGGTACCCGCCATGGCCAAAGCCGGTGCGCCGCGGGACGGAGACCGCTTCGTGAATCTGGTGGGCCCGCGGGACCTGCCCGGGTTTCGCACCATGCTCGGCTTCTTCCTGCGCAAGACCTGGAGGTCGATGGTGTCGCCGCCCGGCGGGGCGCGCCTGGTGCCGTTCGACCGCCAGGCCATGGAACGTAACCCGAGTGTCACGTGGATCGGCCACTCGACGATGCTGGTGCGGATGGATGGCGTCACGTTTCTCACCGACCCGATCTTCTCCGAGCGGGCCAGCCCGATTGCCTTTGCCGGTCCGAAGCGGCTCGTGCCACCGGGCGTGCCGCTGGAGGAATTGCCGCCGATCGACTTCGTGCTCCTCTCCCACGACCACTACGACCATACCGACGTTCCGTCGATCGAAGCCCTGGCCAAGCGTGGCGCACGTTTCATCGTGCCGCTGGGGATGGGTGAGTTGGTGCGGAGCGCCGGCGGACAAGCGGTCGAGCTCGATTGGTGGCAAGACGCGCAGATGGGCCGCGTGCGTGTATCCTGCGTACCGGCCCAACACTTTTCGGGGCGCTCCGCCGTCGGCGGCGCCAACCAGCGGCTGTGGGCTGGCTGGGTTGTCGCCGGCCCAACGCGCCGCTTCTATCACGCCGGCGATAGCGGCTACTTCGCGGGCTTCGCTGAGATCGGCAAGCGACTGGGGCCGATCGATCTTGCCGCCCTTCCCATCGGCGCCTATCGGCCACGCTCCATCATGCACTTCGTCCATCTCAATCCGGAAGAAGCGATCCAGGCGGCTGTGGATCTCGGCGCCCATCGCGTCGTGGCGATGCACTACGGCACCTTCGATCTCACCGAGGAGCCGCCCAGCGAACCGCCACGCCGCTTCCGGCGTGCCGCAGCGCGACGTGGCTTCGGAAGCGATCGGGCCTGGACACTGAACGTCGGGGAAAGTCGCGACTGGTGA
- a CDS encoding TetR/AcrR family transcriptional regulator, protein MSTTKTRARTRARRRISAPAPRQRLSPDERRRHLLQVAADLMTRRGVDAVHFPEVAAAAGVTRQLVYRFFPSRQALIMAVLEDFADDLTRRLGQGAWRSIPRNLDEATRMFVEAVCDTIEAKGAGPWHVLDSKGPDREVARLGQKIQNRLVDPQRPRIAETIGASAREAAVVTAMIVAAGRAALEQWYSGVLSREEAARATTRGVSALLQAFAADGPRPSRRPRAGWSEGKT, encoded by the coding sequence ATGTCAACCACGAAGACGCGAGCGAGGACACGGGCACGGCGGCGGATCAGCGCTCCCGCCCCGCGACAGCGTCTCTCGCCGGACGAGCGCCGCCGCCATCTGCTGCAGGTGGCCGCAGACTTGATGACCAGGCGCGGGGTCGACGCGGTGCACTTCCCCGAGGTCGCGGCCGCCGCCGGCGTCACGCGACAGCTGGTGTACCGCTTCTTCCCCAGCCGGCAGGCGCTCATCATGGCGGTGCTGGAAGACTTCGCGGATGATCTCACGCGGCGCTTGGGCCAAGGGGCCTGGCGCAGCATCCCCCGCAACCTCGATGAGGCGACGCGGATGTTCGTCGAAGCGGTGTGCGACACGATCGAGGCAAAGGGCGCCGGGCCGTGGCACGTGCTCGACTCGAAGGGCCCCGACCGCGAGGTGGCGCGGCTCGGGCAGAAGATCCAGAACCGGCTGGTGGACCCCCAGCGGCCGCGCATCGCCGAGACCATCGGTGCCAGCGCGCGCGAGGCCGCCGTCGTTACCGCCATGATCGTTGCCGCCGGCCGCGCCGCGCTCGAGCAGTGGTACAGCGGCGTCCTCAGCCGTGAGGAAGCGGCGCGCGCCACCACGCGCGGGGTCAGTGCCCTGTTGCAGGCCTTCGCGGCGGACGGACCGAGACCTTCACGACGACCACGCGCCGGCTGGTCGGAGGGCAAGACCTGA